The following are encoded together in the Lactuca sativa cultivar Salinas chromosome 1, Lsat_Salinas_v11, whole genome shotgun sequence genome:
- the LOC111909089 gene encoding auxin-responsive protein IAA21 encodes MSEPLEHDYIGLSDSSSMERSSESSNFSTETEKNNAFNLKATELRLGLPGFTKDIEEDDSKIGFVSTKNFFPGDKRGFSDVDADDCRNWRFNGGCDADSNKVSSSSALFSSKNVKYTDLEINQLAILSSVMNQIEEKKKAPFTTENGSAPPIAKAQVVGWPPIRSFRKNTMATNLPKNDGVAENLGTGGCLYVKVSMDGAPYLRKVDLKTHCNYADLSKALERLFTCFTLGKCPSNGRREGLSESNLKELLHGSECVLTYEDKDGDWMLVGDVPWEMFIDSCKRLRIMKGSEATGLAPRPMSSGRT; translated from the exons ATGTCTGAGCCATTAGAACACGATTACATAGGCTTATCAGACTCATCTTCCATGGAAAGAAGCTCTGAATCCTCCAATTTCTCAACGGAAACTGAAAAGAACAATGCTTTTAACCTCAAAGCCACCGAGCTCCGACTTGGCTTGCCTGGTTTCACCAAAGATATCGAGGAAGACGACAGCAAAATTGGATTTGTATCTACTAAGAACTTTTTTCCAGGTGATAAGCGAGGGTTTTCTGATGTTGATGCCGACGATTGTAGAAATTGGAGGTTTAATGGCGGATGTGACGCTGATTCGAACAAGGTTTCATCTTCTTCTGCTTTGTTCTCCTCTAAAAATGTAAAGTACACCGATTTGGAGATAAATCAGCTTGCAATTTTATCTTCTGTCATGAATCAAATCGAAGAGAAGAAGAAAGCTCCATTTACTACTGAAAATGGAAGTGCTCCTCCCATTGCTAA GGCACAAGTGGTTGGATGGCCACCTATTCGATCATTTCGGAAGAACACCATGGCCACCAACTTACCAAAAAACGACGGCGTTGCTGAGAATTTAGGCACCGGAGGCTGCCTTTATGTGAAGGTTAGCATGGATGGAGCTCCATACTTACGAAAAGTTGATCTCAAAACCCATTGCAACTATGCAGATCTTTCCAAGGCTCTCGAGAGATTGTTCACCTGCTTCACTCTTG GCAAATGTCCTTCTAATGGGCGTCGAGAAGGTTTAAGTGAAAGTAATTTAAAGGAACTCCTACATGGCTCTGAATGTGTGCTAACATACGAAGACAAAGATGGTGATTGGATGCTTGTTGGTGATGTTCCTTGGGA GATGTTCATAGACTCTTGCAAGAGATTAAGGATCATGAAAGGTTCCGAAGCAACTGGATTAG CCCCAAGACCCATGAGCAGTGGAAGGACATAA